One Burkholderia pyrrocinia DNA segment encodes these proteins:
- a CDS encoding acyltransferase family protein — protein sequence MSRAKSSEHFQHVDAMRAVAVIFVIWTHYAERFAPLAGSQHVLDTLQRSVNFGRIGVVIFFAISGMLIPTSLYGEVGAGTKRFLIRRFFRLYPAYWLALPAGYFVHWYLFDKKMDIYGFFSNVTMIPAAFGESLILPHGWTLETELYFYGLCLILFWCGALHRMCYLCLVSIGLCGLFVVTLELRLFPANVLSEYKTMSYHLGIMFWGACFRQAYDNPFQLLRVRWKSSGALTHVSITYRSAATCVAMLIVGIALMGAINDWRHHNLDHLPNSLAYLIGIAIFVTLATFLKLRIRLLSWLGEISYSIYLLHSLPLFAAFWLCQRFHIVGWPLGVYMIVPIVPLIPLSWAGYRLCEAPFVQLARTLTARRSSGAFASGGADG from the coding sequence ATGTCAAGAGCGAAGAGTTCGGAGCATTTTCAGCATGTCGATGCCATGCGCGCCGTTGCGGTGATATTCGTCATATGGACGCATTATGCCGAACGCTTTGCCCCCCTTGCGGGCTCGCAACACGTGCTCGACACACTGCAACGCTCCGTGAATTTTGGAAGAATTGGCGTGGTGATCTTCTTCGCGATTAGTGGCATGCTGATTCCTACCAGCCTGTACGGCGAGGTTGGTGCGGGCACGAAGCGGTTCCTTATCCGAAGATTCTTTCGACTGTATCCTGCATACTGGTTGGCGCTTCCTGCTGGATATTTTGTTCATTGGTATTTGTTTGATAAAAAAATGGATATTTATGGTTTTTTTTCAAATGTGACTATGATTCCAGCCGCATTTGGAGAAAGCCTGATCTTGCCGCATGGCTGGACTCTGGAAACGGAGTTGTATTTTTATGGGCTGTGTCTGATATTGTTCTGGTGCGGCGCGCTTCATCGGATGTGCTATTTGTGTCTCGTCAGCATCGGGTTATGCGGCCTATTTGTGGTGACTCTCGAGTTGAGACTCTTTCCAGCCAATGTGCTCAGCGAATACAAGACCATGTCGTATCATCTCGGAATCATGTTTTGGGGTGCCTGTTTTCGCCAGGCGTACGACAATCCTTTTCAGTTGTTACGTGTTCGATGGAAAAGCAGCGGTGCGCTGACTCATGTATCTATAACTTATAGATCGGCGGCAACCTGTGTGGCTATGTTGATTGTCGGCATTGCGCTGATGGGTGCTATCAACGATTGGCGACATCACAACCTGGATCACCTGCCGAATTCGCTCGCTTACTTGATTGGCATCGCGATATTCGTGACACTTGCGACCTTTCTGAAGCTTCGTATCCGCCTGCTTTCATGGCTTGGCGAGATCAGTTACTCAATCTACTTGCTGCACAGTCTCCCGCTTTTCGCTGCATTCTGGTTGTGTCAGCGCTTTCACATCGTTGGCTGGCCTCTCGGTGTTTACATGATCGTGCCGATCGTGCCTTTGATTCCATTGTCTTGGGCCGGCTATCGATTGTGTGAAGCTCCGTTTGTGCAGCTTGCGCGTACGCTCACTGCGCGACGGAGTAGTGGTGCGTTCGCGTCCGGTGGTGCCGACGGCTGA
- a CDS encoding serine aminopeptidase domain-containing protein, whose amino-acid sequence MTPIQFNGCVGWLHEGTRTHGIVICEPLGHEALWLHKLVRLLAEHLSDRGFPVLRFHYPASGDSLGDERDANRFDSMLGSVRLAVQTLRERVAPDSLTLVGVRAGAAVALLAADDIPGLTHFIALAPVVRGRSYLRELSSVAQRWLDNVPPTVRYVVRDEAPLNVLGHVYPDDLVAALRRIDLCHAAGQLRALPARALLVDAPYGDGAALSDALQARGVVVSVHPCADWAVAMREPLWSRLPDTLLDTIAGWIDDDPDRTVRVSARRPDSGVVLTGKGSVERVVRVGTRQLVGVLCEPTEDMMRAAAPTLLITNTAANPRIADGRLAVRLARSLAARGICSLRIDSSGIGDSSERARDNQLDIPYSDQMIVDMVSAANWLKAEGHHKVVAFGICSGAYTSLHAAARGPFAGVIAVNLPLFVWPRGETLANVIKNQTNSMRGYFASLRSPGKWRRLLLEGRDLRPVLRVLLRFLADFMSVPIMRVAEHVGRGPGKDTPRGLLRDMSTRGIRTHLIYGTFDPGVDALVRHFGPASRAFARLPNVSVDIQETVDHSLHGGTAAQYVIDRCAELLAGWRTSAELAAPAKSKRVTSSHSRKRRTESTR is encoded by the coding sequence ATGACACCCATCCAGTTTAATGGATGCGTCGGCTGGCTTCACGAGGGTACTCGAACACATGGCATCGTAATTTGCGAGCCACTAGGTCACGAAGCGCTTTGGCTTCATAAACTCGTGCGTTTGCTCGCCGAGCATCTTTCGGACCGTGGCTTTCCGGTGCTGCGCTTTCACTATCCGGCGAGCGGCGACTCGCTTGGCGACGAACGCGATGCCAACCGCTTTGACAGCATGCTTGGGAGCGTTCGGCTCGCGGTTCAGACATTGCGGGAGCGCGTCGCGCCAGACAGTCTGACGCTCGTTGGCGTGCGTGCCGGCGCGGCGGTTGCGCTCCTCGCTGCGGATGACATCCCCGGGCTTACTCACTTCATCGCGCTTGCGCCCGTGGTGCGCGGTCGCAGCTACCTGCGTGAGCTTTCTTCCGTCGCGCAACGCTGGCTCGACAACGTGCCACCGACCGTGCGGTACGTGGTTCGCGATGAGGCGCCGCTCAATGTGCTCGGACACGTGTATCCCGACGATCTGGTCGCGGCGCTCCGGCGTATCGACCTGTGCCACGCTGCCGGTCAATTGCGTGCGTTACCGGCGCGCGCATTGCTTGTCGATGCACCGTACGGCGACGGTGCGGCGCTATCGGATGCGTTACAGGCGCGTGGTGTCGTGGTGAGCGTCCATCCATGTGCCGACTGGGCGGTCGCAATGCGGGAGCCCCTCTGGTCGCGGCTGCCGGATACATTGCTCGACACGATTGCCGGCTGGATCGACGACGATCCCGACCGAACCGTTCGCGTATCCGCGCGGCGCCCCGACTCTGGTGTCGTACTCACCGGCAAAGGCAGTGTCGAACGAGTGGTTCGCGTGGGGACCCGACAATTGGTTGGGGTGCTGTGCGAACCGACCGAAGACATGATGCGTGCAGCCGCGCCGACCCTGCTGATCACCAATACGGCCGCGAATCCGCGCATCGCAGACGGGCGGCTCGCGGTTCGACTCGCCCGTTCGCTCGCGGCGCGGGGTATCTGCAGTCTGCGCATCGATTCGAGCGGAATCGGTGACAGCAGCGAGCGTGCGCGCGACAACCAATTGGACATCCCGTATTCGGATCAGATGATCGTCGACATGGTCTCGGCCGCAAACTGGCTGAAAGCCGAGGGGCATCATAAGGTCGTCGCATTCGGGATTTGCTCCGGTGCGTACACGTCGCTTCATGCCGCCGCTCGTGGGCCGTTCGCCGGCGTGATCGCGGTCAATCTCCCGCTCTTCGTGTGGCCGCGCGGAGAGACTCTCGCGAACGTGATCAAGAATCAGACGAATTCGATGCGCGGCTATTTTGCATCGCTGCGCAGCCCAGGCAAGTGGCGCCGCCTGCTGCTCGAAGGTCGTGATCTGCGTCCAGTGCTGCGCGTACTGTTGCGCTTCCTTGCGGATTTCATGTCGGTGCCGATCATGCGCGTCGCGGAGCATGTCGGGCGAGGCCCGGGCAAGGATACGCCACGGGGATTGCTGCGCGACATGTCGACGCGCGGCATCCGTACCCATCTCATCTACGGAACGTTCGATCCAGGCGTCGATGCATTGGTCCGGCATTTCGGTCCGGCATCGCGTGCGTTCGCACGCTTGCCGAACGTATCGGTCGACATTCAGGAAACAGTCGATCATTCGCTGCACGGCGGTACCGCCGCGCAATACGTTATCGACCGTTGCGCCGAGCTACTTGCGGGTTGGCGGACGTCGGCGGAGCTTGCGGCACCGGCGAAATCAAAACGTGTGACTTCGTCGCATTCACGCAAGCGTCGCACCGAGTCAACGCGCTAA
- a CDS encoding DUF6418 domain-containing protein, whose protein sequence is MIDKTTRAIRVNEGPISATGVMVSTLFTLALLINAVMPALGMKESSAMCTLLLATLGLVGLVKYRPVFAVSMLYVLAIGLTAFLAGVGLEDGGYLRETDIAGEATGAFSRLFSFYLIFVVCALVAFGRFLDERPAHEPITARITLQPISIVVGFGLAAAIIVTGVLAGLTSGFSLFTGINRYALRNDASNGTMFNLFLNNQTFMGFLLGTIATSYDKRIRLLAIVTMAVDLGLNVLHGEQFMAVLHIGLCSLAPFIAIHAMNGKPVVRYLGVGAGLALLLGTVSIIYAYRGQGLEVTDVISSRFLLQGQPWYVVDSDAHMFTAPMLGGTAAFWRFVNSLGSWTMPTFFNDAEPSGLRDLMMSYTEPQLLKAYIFDDVTFTMGNMAVPVYWFGYAGGAVFVAITGVVYGALGALQILVAMRGGVVMLWLMAKVFSYATFAVQQGDYWMMFGSRTVFYALAALAWWYWVDTRNADLN, encoded by the coding sequence ATGATAGATAAGACGACGCGAGCGATACGGGTCAACGAAGGTCCAATATCCGCAACTGGCGTGATGGTATCGACGCTATTTACGCTTGCGTTGCTGATCAATGCGGTGATGCCGGCGCTCGGAATGAAGGAGTCGAGCGCCATGTGCACGTTGTTGTTGGCGACATTGGGACTCGTCGGTCTGGTCAAATATCGACCGGTGTTTGCAGTGTCAATGCTCTACGTGCTGGCGATCGGACTGACCGCATTCCTTGCGGGGGTGGGATTGGAGGACGGCGGGTATCTTCGGGAAACCGACATCGCCGGTGAAGCGACCGGCGCGTTTAGCCGGCTCTTTTCTTTCTATCTGATTTTTGTCGTCTGTGCGCTCGTTGCATTTGGCCGGTTCCTGGACGAACGCCCTGCGCATGAGCCGATCACGGCGCGGATAACGTTGCAACCGATAAGCATTGTGGTGGGGTTCGGACTTGCGGCCGCGATTATCGTTACCGGTGTGCTCGCGGGGCTAACGTCGGGATTCTCGTTATTTACCGGCATCAATAGGTATGCGTTGCGTAATGACGCCTCGAACGGGACGATGTTCAACCTGTTCCTGAACAACCAGACCTTCATGGGTTTTTTGTTGGGGACCATCGCCACCAGTTATGACAAGCGCATCCGGTTGTTGGCGATCGTTACGATGGCTGTCGACTTGGGGCTTAACGTGCTGCATGGCGAACAGTTCATGGCAGTGCTGCACATCGGCCTGTGCTCGCTGGCTCCGTTTATCGCGATTCATGCGATGAACGGCAAACCGGTCGTTCGTTATCTGGGTGTTGGCGCGGGATTGGCGCTATTGCTCGGCACCGTTTCCATAATTTACGCCTATAGGGGGCAGGGGCTGGAAGTAACCGATGTGATCTCTTCACGCTTCCTGCTGCAGGGCCAGCCCTGGTACGTGGTGGACAGCGACGCACATATGTTCACGGCACCGATGCTGGGTGGCACCGCTGCATTTTGGCGTTTCGTGAACTCTCTCGGTTCCTGGACAATGCCAACCTTTTTCAACGATGCTGAACCGAGTGGCTTGCGTGACTTGATGATGTCGTATACCGAGCCCCAGCTCCTCAAGGCCTACATATTCGACGACGTCACCTTCACGATGGGAAACATGGCAGTGCCCGTGTATTGGTTTGGTTATGCCGGAGGGGCGGTCTTTGTCGCGATCACCGGCGTCGTATACGGTGCGCTGGGCGCGCTACAGATTCTGGTTGCGATGCGCGGCGGGGTCGTGATGCTATGGCTGATGGCGAAGGTCTTTTCATATGCGACCTTCGCTGTTCAGCAAGGCGATTACTGGATGATGTTCGGATCGCGTACGGTCTTTTATGCGCTGGCCGCACTGGCTTGGTGGTATTGGGTCGATACGAGGAACGCAGACTTGAATTGA
- a CDS encoding glycosyltransferase has translation MRVLVVNDFVRKGGAEEVYRVSVDVLRARDDVVVETFDEHALSGVENNRRARAWSPAAARALVALLERFRPQRILVHNYHNLLSSAILPVLARYKRRSGCGLYMTAHDYHLVFYNPSLQVYSRGHAQPLSLDQLHGGRRFVSIASPHGVLHDVAKKLHWHVVNALFDPLGLFDEILCPSPFMRDLIARFGRTRATLLSNPIDATLVPCAPKPARSARLDLAFVGRIEADKGLAQFLALMAESAGDAIASFTVYGDGSERGNLEKRHADLVKAGRLRFAGRLDHAALFAELPKHDALVLPSIWVENAPLVIVEAAMLGLPALVHDIGSLSTFGDEIGNKILYRNTPKDFSRAINALRAHLDNESRHYDWSRYSVDCYASSLYAVLGIDAHVPRTYAH, from the coding sequence ATGCGCGTGTTGGTCGTCAACGACTTCGTTCGAAAGGGGGGGGCGGAGGAGGTATACCGAGTGTCCGTCGACGTGCTGCGTGCACGCGACGACGTGGTGGTCGAAACCTTTGACGAGCATGCACTGTCCGGTGTCGAAAATAATCGGCGCGCACGTGCGTGGTCGCCTGCCGCTGCACGTGCCCTCGTGGCATTGCTCGAAAGATTTCGCCCGCAACGAATTCTCGTACACAATTATCACAACCTGCTATCGAGCGCGATCCTGCCCGTGCTCGCCCGCTACAAGAGGCGCTCGGGGTGTGGTTTGTACATGACCGCACACGACTACCATCTTGTGTTTTACAATCCGAGCCTTCAAGTCTATTCCCGCGGACACGCGCAGCCGTTGTCGCTTGATCAGTTGCATGGGGGCAGGCGCTTCGTCTCCATCGCCAGTCCGCACGGCGTTCTCCACGATGTCGCGAAGAAGTTGCATTGGCACGTAGTCAATGCGCTTTTTGACCCGCTTGGCCTGTTTGACGAGATCCTCTGTCCGAGTCCGTTCATGCGTGACCTGATCGCACGATTTGGGCGAACGCGCGCCACACTTCTGTCGAACCCGATTGACGCAACATTGGTTCCGTGCGCACCGAAACCCGCGCGGTCCGCTCGTCTGGATCTTGCGTTCGTCGGTCGTATCGAAGCGGACAAGGGCCTTGCCCAGTTTCTCGCGCTCATGGCCGAATCGGCCGGCGATGCGATTGCATCGTTCACCGTTTATGGCGACGGATCGGAGCGCGGCAACCTCGAGAAACGCCACGCAGACCTTGTCAAAGCCGGAAGGCTGCGTTTTGCCGGTCGTCTCGATCATGCTGCACTTTTCGCCGAACTGCCAAAGCACGACGCTCTTGTGCTGCCGTCGATCTGGGTGGAAAACGCCCCCCTCGTGATAGTCGAGGCAGCGATGCTCGGCCTGCCGGCGCTGGTGCACGACATCGGGAGTCTGTCGACATTTGGGGATGAGATCGGCAACAAGATTCTCTATCGGAACACCCCCAAAGATTTCTCGCGCGCAATCAACGCGCTACGTGCACACCTCGACAACGAAAGTCGCCACTACGATTGGTCGCGTTACTCGGTCGACTGCTACGCATCGTCGCTGTATGCCGTACTGGGCATCGATGCGCACGTACCGCGCACGTACGCACATTGA